Part of the Nitrospirota bacterium genome, GGGCTTTACAGGTGAGAGGGCCTGACGACCCACGCTGACACCCGGTCTCGGGGCGACCATGGAACCGACGGTCTATCAGGCCCCAATGCTTCATGCGCGACAGTATTATGCCGTATGCCCAGAGATACAAGGAACAGTTTCCCGGCGCGTGGCGATCCGGCGGGAGACAGAAAAGGGGTCGGGAATGTTTTCTCTGGCCTACACATGGGACCACTCCTCTCAGCCACTCCCCTACAGTTCCTCCTAATTCTCCACGATCCGCTCCCCTGCTTGCCGTCGCAGCTTGTTTGCTTGGTGTATTAGGTTTGTCTGGTCTCTCTTGTCTCTCTTGTCTCTCTTGTCTGTCTCGTCTATCTGGTGTCCCAAGTTAACCGAGTCTCCCAACCGAAGCGCCGAGACGACAGGACGAACAAGATGGACCAGACAGACAAGACAGACCAAATAGACCAACGAGAGGTATTATGGGGAAAACTTATCTGATTCTGCCGGTTTCCACAACTGATTGGAGGTTTGGGGCAAAGAGTGTTGGAGGCGTTTCGGAAGGTTGAGGTTGAGGTCGCGAGTGGTGAGTGGTCACTTGTAAGTGGACAGTAGTGAGTAGCGAGTGGGGAAGAGTGTTGGAGGGGTGAAAATTGGTGAGTCGTTAGTGGCGAGTGGCAAGTGGTGAAGATAGGTTGGGGTTGAGGGAGACGAGAAAGGTTGAGGTTCAGGTTGAGCAGGGAGGCCAGGATGTTGGAGTCTTGAACAAAGGTTGAGGCTGCCTCTTTGCAATCCAAACGACTGAGGCTATAATGCTCGTATGCAATCGACTCATTACATCTACTGGCAAGACGGGGAACAATGGTTGGGATATTTGCAGGACTATCCCGACTACTGGACGCAGGGGCAATCCCTCGAAGAGTTGCAGTCTCATCTCCGGGACCTCTACCACGATCTTATGAGTGGAGAGATCCCAGGCATCCGCAAGCTCGCTGAACTGACGCTCCGGTGAAACGCAAGGATCTTATCCGGCAGCTTGAAACCGTCGGTTGTCTGTTAGTTCGGCACGGCGGAAAGCACGACTGGTACCACAACCCAACCACGAAGATTTCTCAGCCAGTTCCACGGCATACCGAGATCAACGAACATCTTGCCAAACGTATTCTGAAAATGTTGGGCACTCCCTAGCCGTGCACGATGAGGGGGGAGGCTGGGAGTTCTGGGTGCTGAGTTGGAATGCTGAATTAGGAATGTGGAATGAGGAATGAGAGGTTGGAGGTGTGAGGGTGGAGGCAAGAAGAAAGGTTGAGGTTGAGGCTAAGGTTGAGCGAAAGAGGTCGAGGCTGAAGGCTGATGACTGAAGGCTGAAGGGGGGAAGAGTGTTTGAGGTTAGAGGTTGGAGGATGGAGGCGACTGGGGGAAGGTTGAGGTTAAGGTTAAGGTTGAGCAGGGGGAGGAGTTCTGAATTAGGAATGTGGAATGTGGAATTATGAATGAGGGGTTAGAGGCGGGCAATTGCACGCGCACGACTGACGGGACGGGCGAGAAAGGGTCGCAGGCTGAGGGGGAAGAGTGTTGGAGGATAGAGGCTAGAGGTTCGAGTTTCGAAGCTGGAAGAGAGGTTGACGCTTATACAATATTCTGTATACACTCTATTCCGTGAAACGGGTCGTATGGCTAGGGGCCTCTCGGGGTTAGATCCATCGGATTGGAAGCCCATGCCTCGCGTGGGCACCGGTGTTCAGGAGATACGGATTCACTGCGACAACGAGTACCGGGTGATCTATCTCGCGAAGTTGGCAGAGGCGGTCTATGTCTTACATGCTTTTGAGAAGAAGACGCAGAAGACCCCACATGCAGCCCTTGGTGTCGCGCGTCGACGGCTTCAACTTT contains:
- a CDS encoding type II toxin-antitoxin system RelE/ParE family toxin, whose amino-acid sequence is MARGLSGLDPSDWKPMPRVGTGVQEIRIHCDNEYRVIYLAKLAEAVYVLHAFEKKTQKTPHAALGVARRRLQLLLSQRRHT
- a CDS encoding type II toxin-antitoxin system HicA family toxin; amino-acid sequence: MKRKDLIRQLETVGCLLVRHGGKHDWYHNPTTKISQPVPRHTEINEHLAKRILKMLGTP
- a CDS encoding type II toxin-antitoxin system HicB family antitoxin, yielding MQSTHYIYWQDGEQWLGYLQDYPDYWTQGQSLEELQSHLRDLYHDLMSGEIPGIRKLAELTLR